Proteins co-encoded in one Ensifer sp. PDNC004 genomic window:
- a CDS encoding alpha/beta fold hydrolase has translation MSTGFSTTAPIRWFAATAAIVTCSVASIPQASAADEARRLISAHGHTIEAFVFGQGPETLIMAAGNGRPASQLTDLAKAVASAGIRTVVYNYRGIGASDGPLDGLTLVDYGNDVWAIADALGVQKVHLAGKTYGNRVMRAASQTKPGRVVTIILVGAGGEVQPSPETIALYKRYTDPATPKSEWLSLQAQLMYAPGNEHLAEKDADEGAFPAIATAEVKASEATPKEAWSMGGTAPMLAITCLLDRVAVPPNAYKIAEMRPNTWLAGLPGCGHNMINEQPEELRRLIVGFIQARSSAKK, from the coding sequence ATGAGCACCGGTTTTTCGACGACTGCGCCGATACGCTGGTTCGCGGCGACGGCCGCCATCGTCACCTGCAGTGTGGCGTCAATACCCCAGGCCAGCGCGGCCGACGAAGCGCGTCGGTTGATCTCCGCGCATGGTCACACCATTGAAGCCTTCGTCTTCGGTCAGGGACCGGAAACGCTGATCATGGCGGCCGGCAACGGACGGCCTGCCTCGCAATTGACGGATCTCGCGAAGGCCGTCGCTTCCGCAGGCATTCGCACGGTCGTCTACAACTACCGCGGGATTGGCGCGAGCGACGGTCCGCTCGACGGCCTGACGCTTGTCGACTACGGCAACGATGTCTGGGCGATCGCTGACGCGCTCGGCGTGCAGAAGGTGCATCTGGCCGGCAAGACCTATGGTAACAGGGTCATGCGCGCCGCGTCCCAGACAAAGCCGGGCCGCGTCGTGACGATCATTCTGGTCGGGGCCGGCGGCGAGGTTCAACCTTCGCCGGAAACGATCGCGCTCTATAAGCGGTATACGGACCCTGCGACACCCAAGTCCGAGTGGTTGTCGTTGCAGGCGCAATTGATGTACGCGCCAGGAAACGAGCACCTTGCCGAGAAGGACGCCGATGAAGGCGCGTTCCCGGCAATTGCAACGGCTGAGGTCAAGGCCAGCGAGGCGACGCCCAAGGAAGCCTGGAGCATGGGTGGAACGGCTCCGATGCTGGCGATCACCTGCCTTCTCGACCGTGTCGCCGTGCCGCCGAACGCCTACAAAATCGCGGAGATGCGCCCGAACACCTGGCTCGCGGGGCTGCCCGGCTGTGGCCATAACATGATAAACGAACAGCCCGAAGAACTGCGCCGCCTGATCGTCGGTTTTATTCAGGCTCGATCCAGCGCTAAGAAATAG
- a CDS encoding amidohydrolase produces the protein MAGATGTFVCSSAEAANESNDTLYVGGPIVTINDSQPTAEAVLVRGGRIVAVGARGEVERQADGLVTTVDLMGKTMLPGFVDPHGHVVMVGLQALAANLLPAPDGEGNSISALQRVLRDWTANNSEVIKRYGVIVGFGYDDSQLEEQRHPTRADLDAVSFDTPILIVHQSGHLGVLNSKALEEAGLVKGTPNPPGGAFRREADGETPNGVCEEAAFFAAAGKLLGRLDAQAYLEMIKAGAAFYASFGYTTVQEGRAMPGSATMLAKAGDAGLLDVDVVVYPDIFQSLNEIAPSREYRNRVRVGGAKATIDGSPQGKTAFLSQPYYKPPEGQGPDYRGYAAITKEQIVDAVDLAFANGWQILTHANGDAAVDWLIEAVGAATEKHGPGDRRAVLVHGQTARLDQLPMLKDLAILPSFFPMHTYYWGDWHRSSVLGPERAERISPCNSARKLGMIFTSHHDAPVANPDAIRVLSATVTRVTRSGYVLGPEERVDTLTALKAMTIWPAIQYFEEASKGAIEPGKLADFVILSANPLAVKPEELITLKIVETIKEGKSVYRAT, from the coding sequence ATGGCGGGTGCTACGGGAACCTTCGTCTGCAGTTCAGCGGAGGCGGCAAATGAAAGCAATGACACGCTCTATGTCGGCGGCCCGATCGTCACGATCAACGATTCGCAGCCGACCGCCGAGGCGGTGCTTGTTCGCGGTGGCAGAATCGTCGCCGTCGGCGCACGCGGCGAGGTCGAACGGCAGGCTGACGGCCTGGTTACGACCGTCGATCTCATGGGCAAGACGATGCTTCCGGGTTTCGTCGATCCGCACGGCCATGTCGTCATGGTCGGGCTACAGGCCCTAGCAGCGAACCTGCTGCCGGCACCCGATGGAGAAGGCAACAGCATCTCCGCGCTGCAACGTGTCCTGCGCGACTGGACCGCCAACAACAGCGAGGTCATCAAGCGCTATGGCGTCATCGTCGGCTTCGGCTACGACGACTCGCAACTTGAGGAGCAACGCCACCCCACCCGCGCCGATCTCGATGCGGTTTCGTTCGACACTCCGATTTTGATCGTCCACCAATCCGGTCATCTCGGCGTTCTCAACAGCAAGGCGCTCGAGGAGGCGGGCTTGGTCAAGGGGACGCCCAATCCGCCCGGCGGCGCGTTCCGTCGCGAGGCCGACGGAGAGACCCCAAACGGTGTCTGCGAGGAGGCGGCCTTCTTTGCCGCGGCCGGCAAGCTCCTGGGCCGTCTGGACGCGCAAGCCTATCTCGAAATGATCAAGGCAGGGGCAGCGTTCTACGCCTCATTCGGATACACGACCGTCCAGGAAGGGCGCGCCATGCCCGGCAGCGCAACCATGCTTGCGAAGGCGGGCGACGCAGGGCTGCTCGATGTCGACGTCGTTGTCTATCCTGACATCTTTCAGTCTCTCAATGAAATTGCGCCTTCGCGCGAGTACAGGAACCGGGTGCGCGTCGGCGGCGCCAAAGCGACCATCGATGGCTCGCCCCAGGGCAAGACTGCGTTTCTCTCGCAGCCTTATTACAAGCCGCCGGAGGGACAGGGCCCTGACTATCGCGGCTACGCGGCGATCACCAAGGAGCAAATCGTCGATGCCGTCGATCTCGCCTTCGCAAACGGGTGGCAGATCCTCACCCACGCCAATGGCGACGCGGCGGTCGACTGGTTGATCGAGGCGGTCGGCGCCGCAACCGAGAAGCACGGCCCCGGCGACCGGCGCGCGGTCCTGGTGCACGGCCAGACCGCGAGGCTCGACCAGTTGCCGATGCTGAAGGACCTCGCCATCCTGCCGTCCTTCTTCCCGATGCACACCTATTATTGGGGCGACTGGCACCGTAGTTCTGTCCTTGGGCCGGAGCGCGCGGAACGGATCTCTCCCTGCAATTCCGCGCGCAAGCTTGGCATGATCTTCACAAGCCACCACGACGCGCCGGTGGCGAACCCAGACGCGATCCGTGTGCTGTCGGCGACCGTCACACGGGTGACCCGGTCAGGCTATGTGCTCGGCCCCGAGGAGCGCGTCGACACGCTGACGGCGCTCAAAGCCATGACGATTTGGCCCGCTATTCAATACTTCGAGGAGGCGAGCAAAGGCGCGATCGAGCCCGGCAAGCTTGCTGACTTCGTGATCCTGAGCGCTAACCCGCTGGCGGTGAAGCCCGAGGAGTTGATCACGCTCAAAATCGTCGAGACGATCAAGGAAGGAAAGAGCGTCTACAGAGCGACGTGA
- a CDS encoding NRAMP family divalent metal transporter, with protein sequence MRSKSRHTDHGDGAQSAVVAKPVVHRLRRAALFEKLGPGLITGAADDDPSGIATYSQAGAQFGANMLWIMLFLYPLMTTMQMISARIGRVTGHGLAANMRRIFPPWAVTGLVALLFTANTINIGADLAAMGAAAELVLGWGRHLFTLLFALLSLTLQVLVPYHRYVRYLKWLTLVLFAYVGVVLTVEINWGEVALRTVTPKLALTAETATMVVAVFGTTISPYLLFWQASEEVEDEEADPTTDPLIDHPEQALVQLSRIRWDTYIGMAFANLVAFFIILTTAVTLHAAGMTDIETSADAAEALRPIAGDLAFALFSLGIIGTGLLAVPVLAGSAAYAVCESRGWAIGLEHKPREAVGFYSVIGLATLIGLGVDYSDLDPIQALFWSAVLNGVISVPLMAAMMIVVSRKDEMGQFVASFGLRVMGWFATACMAAAAITMFILR encoded by the coding sequence ATGCGCAGCAAATCTCGGCACACAGACCATGGTGATGGCGCGCAGTCAGCAGTGGTCGCGAAGCCGGTTGTTCATCGATTGCGCCGTGCTGCGTTGTTCGAGAAATTGGGGCCGGGGCTGATCACCGGGGCGGCAGACGATGATCCGAGCGGCATCGCTACCTATTCGCAGGCGGGCGCGCAGTTCGGGGCCAACATGCTCTGGATTATGTTGTTCCTTTACCCGCTGATGACCACGATGCAGATGATCAGTGCCCGGATTGGACGCGTCACCGGGCACGGGCTCGCGGCCAACATGCGCCGGATTTTTCCGCCCTGGGCCGTGACCGGCCTCGTGGCGCTGCTTTTCACCGCCAACACCATCAACATCGGCGCCGACCTCGCCGCCATGGGGGCTGCGGCGGAACTGGTGCTTGGCTGGGGGCGCCACCTTTTCACGCTTCTGTTCGCGCTGCTTTCCCTGACACTTCAGGTGCTGGTGCCCTATCACCGCTACGTCCGGTACCTGAAGTGGCTGACTTTGGTGCTCTTTGCCTATGTTGGCGTCGTCCTAACTGTGGAGATCAACTGGGGCGAAGTCGCCCTGCGGACCGTGACGCCGAAGCTCGCCCTGACGGCAGAAACAGCGACCATGGTGGTGGCGGTCTTCGGTACCACCATCAGCCCATATCTGCTCTTCTGGCAGGCGTCAGAGGAGGTGGAGGACGAGGAGGCCGACCCGACGACCGATCCGCTTATCGACCATCCCGAGCAGGCTCTCGTCCAACTCAGCCGCATCCGTTGGGACACATACATCGGCATGGCCTTTGCCAACCTCGTAGCCTTTTTCATCATCCTGACGACTGCCGTCACCTTGCATGCCGCAGGCATGACCGATATCGAGACCTCCGCCGACGCAGCCGAGGCGCTACGCCCGATTGCCGGCGACCTGGCGTTCGCCCTGTTCAGTCTCGGCATCATCGGCACGGGCCTGCTGGCTGTGCCAGTCTTGGCGGGCTCGGCGGCCTATGCCGTTTGCGAATCCCGCGGCTGGGCAATCGGGCTTGAGCACAAGCCGAGGGAGGCGGTCGGGTTCTATAGTGTGATCGGCCTCGCCACTCTCATTGGCCTCGGCGTGGACTATTCGGACCTTGATCCCATACAGGCGCTGTTCTGGAGCGCTGTCCTCAACGGCGTGATTTCCGTGCCCCTTATGGCCGCCATGATGATCGTGGTATCCCGCAAGGACGAGATGGGTCAGTTCGTCGCTTCTTTTGGGCTGCGCGTGATGGGATGGTTCGCCACCGCCTGCATGGCGGCGGCGGCCATCACGATGTTCATTCTCCGCTAG
- the rpsU gene encoding 30S ribosomal protein S21, whose amino-acid sequence MQVLVRDNNIDQALRVLKKKMQKEGLFREFKARSSYEKPSEKRVREKAEAVRRQRKLQRKKLQREGLLPGPYKAARTR is encoded by the coding sequence TTGCAAGTGCTCGTCAGAGACAACAATATCGATCAGGCTTTGCGCGTTCTGAAGAAGAAGATGCAGAAAGAAGGTCTGTTCCGCGAATTCAAGGCGCGCAGCTCCTATGAGAAGCCCTCGGAAAAGCGTGTGCGCGAAAAGGCAGAAGCGGTGCGGCGCCAACGGAAGCTGCAGCGCAAGAAGCTCCAGCGTGAGGGCCTGCTGCCTGGACCGTACAAAGCGGCGAGAACGCGCTGA
- a CDS encoding helix-turn-helix domain-containing protein, translating to MWRESIGVLFDTRLRGPSDEPFFASVDAALIGGVGVARTRSSGQDFDRSRYKIARDGMDGYLVQFYLNGQSGSRGGSDSIARPGDLYVIDMAQPLATSTIDHEHLSLVIPRQMLAPRLKRPDDNHELVLPANMPLVSLLRDTLGSLHKQLDHISVGDAEAVLSPLLDLAGAAINSQTSEGNAASVGHALSIAVRRYITDHLLEPDLTVERVMAAFGLSRRTVYRLLELVGGFSVFLAQQRLRRAFTNLRAPEYRHVAIADLASAHGFTNAANFSRAFRREFGMSPREVRHLSANHPALLKSAAGLSATDWSQWISLIGR from the coding sequence ATGTGGCGAGAGTCGATTGGCGTGCTGTTCGACACACGTCTCCGCGGCCCGTCCGACGAACCGTTCTTTGCCAGCGTCGATGCGGCCCTGATTGGAGGTGTCGGGGTCGCGCGCACGCGATCAAGCGGTCAGGACTTCGATCGGTCCCGCTACAAGATCGCCCGCGACGGCATGGACGGGTATCTCGTGCAGTTTTATCTCAATGGTCAAAGCGGCAGCCGCGGCGGCTCCGACAGCATTGCCCGCCCCGGTGACCTCTACGTGATCGATATGGCGCAGCCGCTCGCCACATCGACAATCGATCATGAGCATCTCAGCCTCGTCATTCCGCGCCAGATGCTGGCCCCGCGTCTCAAGCGCCCGGACGACAATCATGAACTGGTCCTACCGGCGAACATGCCGCTCGTTTCGCTGTTGAGGGACACGCTCGGCAGCCTGCACAAACAGCTGGATCATATCTCCGTCGGTGACGCGGAGGCGGTCCTGTCGCCGCTGCTCGATCTTGCCGGCGCTGCGATCAACAGCCAGACGAGCGAGGGCAACGCAGCAAGCGTCGGCCATGCCCTGTCGATCGCGGTCAGGCGCTACATAACCGACCACCTGCTCGAACCCGATCTGACCGTGGAGCGTGTCATGGCCGCATTCGGCCTTTCGCGCCGAACGGTCTACCGGCTTCTGGAACTGGTTGGGGGATTCTCGGTTTTCCTGGCGCAACAGCGCCTGCGGCGCGCCTTCACAAATCTGCGAGCGCCGGAATACAGGCACGTTGCAATCGCAGATCTCGCATCGGCGCATGGCTTTACCAACGCGGCAAATTTCAGCCGTGCGTTTCGTCGCGAATTCGGCATGTCGCCGCGGGAAGTGCGGCATCTTTCGGCAAATCATCCCGCCCTGCTGAAATCCGCGGCCGGCCTGTCGGCGACCGACTGGTCGCAATGGATCAGTCTGATCGGGCGATGA
- a CDS encoding putative Ig domain-containing protein, with translation MASPWRMEVVCVTKSDPADALLSALVLSSGTLEPAFDTNNFSYTAKVASGVSTLAVTPSAVGATATVTINGETATSGSPTNVALNVGSNTLKIAVATEDRSVKRTYWLVVTRAAPPTITGLTPSTGSTAGGQSVTITGTNFIGVSAVTFGGTAATTFTVDSATQITAIAPARTAGPADVTVTTVDNTSVTRANGYTYGSTPVVTAVKPVNTPARTYAIGASLMFDVDFDQTIAISNGFPHLKAVLGAVERRMNLIGYGSSTMRFAYTVVENDLDEDGIAIGSMSLEGATIKDYYHVADADVTLRNIADMSGIRIDGVRPTVASIKPAGTGTIFDVEFSEPVMAVDIGKFTLVKTGTAQGTIDSVSGSGSAYQVHVANVSGDGTLALSLSTGTGIKDIAGNEMASAFTGGTPMIVTPPSIDASLSGIGMSNGTLTPAFDAATTSYSLSVANSVTSIAVTPASTHPGATVSVNGAVVSAPGSVPVSLQVGDNAIRIVVTAQDAVTKKTYDIVVNRAGAVPDAPTDVSAVSGDGEATVSFTAPVNAGTTPISSYTVTSDPGGAVATGGSSPITVKGLANGTAYTFTVTATNSIGPGPASDPSGSVTPKPAPVANAVSATVAANSTANLMTLSLSGGAADTLAIGTQPTHGAASVSGLAITYTPTAGYSGSDSFTYTATNTSGTSNAATVTITVSAPTLTFSPPAGALPGGTAATAYGGVTVTAAAGTAPYTYAVNGTLPDGLTLDPASGLISGTPTTAGDYTFTVSATDANNATGMAAYSITIAVEAPTVGDVSATVAANSTANAVTPDLGGGVADTLAIGTQATHGTASVSGLAISYTPTPGYSGSDSFTYTATNPTGTSAAATVTITVSAPTFSFSPPAGALPGGTAATAYGGVTVTAAAGTAPYTYAVNGTLPDGLTLDPASGLISGTPTTAGDYTFTVTATDANNATGTAAYSIAIAVEAPTAGDVSATVAANSTANAVTPDLGGGVADTLAIGTQATHGTASVSGLAISYTPTPGYSGSDSFTYTATNASGTSNAATVTITVTAPTLTFAPSAGTLTGGIVGTAYDVIVVASAGTAPYRYAVTSGELPAGLALDGITGRISGMPTTAGSYNFTVTATDANNATGTASYSIAIVMQAPTANNVRATVAANSAVNPITLDLTGGAANSVAIGAQPAHGTAAVSGLAITYTPTPGYSGSDSFTYVATNATGTSPAATVAITVTAPTLAFSPTTGALASGTAGSAYGGATVIASGGTAPYRYAVTSGQLPAGLALDGATGAIGGTPTRAGNHDFTVTATDANNASGTARYSIAIVAAPVDFAFQPPAGALTDAMAGENYSQPIAAKGGTGPMLYRLASGALPKGMVLNISTGELTGPLAADAGGNYTFTIEARDGNGATGTASYTVKVQARTITVSDKVVDVPAGSAPPDVYLNRGATGGPFIGAETTFVEPAQAGTASIIQGELAQVGPVAAPVGWYLKFTPSRAYSGQVRVGFRMISALGTSNTGTVTYNLAFDASGHAAEIDALVRDFVRTRQNLIASTIKVPGLIDRRRMAAGTDTVTTRMTPSTVGVTLGFSTSLAQIEAARDSADGIDQAEASPFNIWLDSTFLMHRRKDDDDKWGNFGMVSLGADYLLSEKALLGLSFHYDRMTDPTDEDAELSGNGWLAGPYASFELGKSIFWDTSLLYGGSSNTIDMNMNAFDGTFDTRRLLMDTSVKGQWQLDDATVFTPALRAVYFSETVDDYGVKNGAGDLIDLKGFTEEQLRVSLRAEIARQFSLENEMTLTPKLAGTLGYSGLDGAGMFGSLSAGLSLKTAESWSIDTGLLFNIEGDGETSAGAKVGVSGRF, from the coding sequence ATGGCATCTCCCTGGCGTATGGAAGTGGTCTGTGTCACGAAGAGCGATCCTGCGGACGCCTTGCTTTCCGCTCTTGTCCTGTCGAGCGGCACGCTCGAGCCGGCCTTCGATACGAATAACTTCAGCTACACGGCCAAGGTAGCCAGTGGCGTTTCCACCCTTGCGGTGACGCCGTCCGCGGTCGGAGCCACAGCGACGGTGACGATCAACGGCGAAACCGCAACGTCCGGCTCACCAACCAACGTTGCGCTCAATGTTGGCAGTAATACGCTGAAGATCGCCGTGGCGACCGAGGACCGCTCGGTCAAGCGGACCTATTGGCTCGTCGTCACACGCGCCGCACCTCCCACGATCACCGGTCTCACCCCTTCCACCGGAAGTACGGCCGGTGGACAGTCCGTGACCATCACCGGCACCAACTTCATCGGTGTGAGTGCTGTTACCTTCGGCGGCACGGCTGCGACCACCTTCACCGTCGACAGCGCCACCCAGATTACCGCCATTGCGCCGGCACGAACTGCCGGACCGGCCGATGTGACCGTGACGACCGTCGACAACACCTCCGTGACGCGCGCGAACGGTTATACCTACGGCTCCACGCCGGTCGTCACCGCCGTCAAGCCGGTCAACACGCCCGCACGAACCTACGCCATCGGCGCCTCGCTGATGTTCGACGTGGATTTCGATCAGACGATCGCCATCAGCAACGGATTTCCGCACCTCAAGGCCGTCCTTGGCGCTGTCGAGCGACGGATGAACTTGATCGGATATGGCTCGAGCACCATGAGGTTCGCCTACACGGTTGTCGAAAACGATCTCGACGAAGACGGAATCGCGATCGGGTCGATGTCGCTCGAAGGCGCCACAATCAAGGATTACTACCACGTAGCGGACGCAGACGTAACACTGCGCAACATTGCCGACATGTCAGGCATCAGGATCGATGGCGTCCGGCCCACCGTCGCGTCAATCAAACCCGCTGGGACCGGCACGATCTTCGACGTTGAATTTTCCGAACCGGTCATGGCGGTGGACATCGGCAAGTTCACCCTGGTGAAAACAGGAACGGCGCAAGGCACGATCGACAGTGTGTCGGGATCGGGATCGGCCTATCAGGTGCATGTGGCGAATGTTTCTGGAGACGGCACCTTGGCTCTCAGCTTGTCCACGGGCACGGGCATAAAGGATATCGCCGGCAACGAGATGGCCAGTGCGTTCACCGGCGGCACGCCCATGATCGTCACGCCGCCCTCAATCGACGCCAGTCTCTCGGGCATCGGCATGTCCAACGGCACGCTCACGCCGGCCTTCGACGCCGCCACCACCAGCTACAGTCTCTCGGTAGCCAATAGCGTTACCAGCATCGCCGTCACACCGGCCAGCACACATCCCGGCGCCACCGTCTCGGTCAACGGAGCCGTCGTCTCGGCGCCGGGCAGCGTTCCCGTCAGCCTCCAGGTCGGCGACAACGCCATAAGGATCGTGGTTACGGCGCAGGACGCCGTCACGAAGAAGACCTATGACATCGTCGTCAATCGCGCGGGCGCAGTTCCGGATGCACCGACTGATGTCAGCGCTGTGTCGGGTGACGGCGAGGCGACGGTCAGCTTCACCGCCCCTGTGAATGCGGGCACCACGCCGATCAGCAGCTACACTGTGACGTCTGATCCAGGTGGTGCCGTGGCAACCGGCGGATCGAGTCCCATCACCGTGAAGGGCCTTGCCAACGGAACGGCCTACACCTTCACAGTGACGGCCACCAACAGCATCGGCCCCGGTCCGGCCTCCGATCCGTCCGGTTCGGTCACACCAAAGCCTGCTCCGGTCGCCAACGCTGTGAGTGCGACGGTTGCGGCAAACTCCACGGCCAATCTGATGACGCTCAGCCTCAGTGGCGGCGCGGCGGACACGCTGGCCATCGGCACCCAGCCGACGCACGGTGCGGCTTCGGTTTCGGGACTGGCGATCACCTACACCCCGACAGCTGGCTACTCCGGTTCCGACAGCTTCACCTATACCGCCACCAACACCAGCGGTACGTCGAATGCCGCGACCGTGACGATCACCGTTTCTGCGCCGACCCTCACCTTCTCGCCGCCGGCTGGCGCGCTACCGGGTGGAACGGCCGCGACCGCTTATGGCGGCGTCACCGTTACGGCCGCAGCCGGCACCGCGCCCTATACCTACGCCGTCAACGGCACGCTGCCGGACGGGCTGACGCTCGATCCAGCGTCCGGTCTTATCTCGGGAACGCCGACGACCGCCGGTGACTACACCTTCACGGTCTCGGCCACCGACGCCAACAACGCAACGGGGATGGCGGCCTACTCGATCACGATCGCGGTCGAGGCGCCGACCGTCGGCGATGTGAGCGCAACCGTCGCGGCAAACTCCACGGCGAACGCCGTCACACCAGATCTCGGAGGCGGAGTTGCCGATACGCTGGCCATCGGCACGCAGGCAACGCACGGCACGGCTTCGGTGTCGGGACTTGCGATCAGCTATACACCGACACCAGGCTATTCCGGCTCCGACAGCTTCACCTACACCGCCACCAACCCGACCGGTACGTCCGCTGCCGCGACCGTGACGATCACCGTTTCTGCGCCGACCTTCAGCTTCTCGCCGCCGGCCGGCGCGCTACCGGGTGGAACGGCCGCGACCGCTTATGGCGGCGTCACCGTTACGGCCGCAGCCGGCACCGCGCCCTATACCTACGCCGTCAACGGCACGCTGCCGGACGGGCTGACGCTCGATCCAGCGTCCGGTCTTATCTCGGGAACGCCGACGACGGCCGGTGACTACACCTTCACGGTCACGGCCACCGACGCCAACAACGCTACGGGGACGGCAGCATACTCGATCGCAATTGCGGTCGAGGCGCCGACCGCCGGCGATGTGAGCGCAACCGTCGCGGCAAACTCCACGGCGAACGCCGTCACACCAGATCTCGGCGGCGGAGTTGCCGATACGCTGGCCATCGGCACGCAGGCAACGCACGGCACAGCTTCGGTTTCGGGACTTGCGATAAGCTATACACCGACACCAGGCTATTCCGGCTCCGACAGCTTCACCTACACCGCCACCAACGCCAGCGGTACGTCGAATGCGGCGACCGTGACCATCACCGTCACGGCACCCACACTCACCTTCGCGCCCTCAGCCGGCACGTTGACCGGGGGTATCGTCGGGACGGCCTATGACGTCATAGTCGTCGCGTCGGCCGGCACCGCGCCCTATCGCTATGCCGTGACTTCAGGCGAACTGCCTGCAGGCCTCGCGCTCGATGGCATCACCGGTCGCATCTCGGGGATGCCGACGACCGCCGGAAGCTACAATTTCACCGTGACGGCAACCGACGCCAACAACGCAACGGGAACCGCAAGCTACTCGATCGCCATCGTCATGCAGGCTCCGACAGCCAACAATGTGCGTGCGACTGTCGCAGCAAACTCCGCTGTCAACCCGATCACGCTTGATCTCACCGGCGGCGCAGCGAATTCCGTGGCCATCGGCGCCCAGCCGGCGCACGGCACGGCCGCGGTGTCGGGACTCGCGATCACCTATACCCCGACACCGGGCTATTCCGGTTCCGACAGCTTCACCTATGTGGCCACCAACGCCACCGGCACCTCGCCTGCCGCAACGGTGGCGATCACAGTGACAGCGCCGACACTCGCCTTCTCGCCGACGACTGGCGCGCTGGCGAGCGGAACCGCCGGAAGCGCCTATGGCGGCGCCACCGTCATCGCCTCGGGCGGAACCGCGCCCTATCGATATGCGGTCACATCGGGCCAGCTTCCTGCGGGCCTCGCGCTCGACGGCGCCACCGGCGCGATCGGCGGCACCCCGACCCGGGCCGGAAACCACGATTTTACCGTGACGGCAACCGATGCCAACAATGCTTCCGGAACCGCACGCTATTCGATCGCGATTGTAGCGGCCCCAGTCGATTTCGCCTTCCAGCCACCCGCTGGAGCGCTCACGGACGCCATGGCCGGCGAGAACTATAGCCAGCCAATTGCCGCCAAAGGCGGAACCGGGCCGATGCTCTATCGCCTGGCATCCGGCGCCTTGCCCAAGGGCATGGTCCTCAACATCTCGACGGGTGAACTGACCGGCCCACTGGCCGCGGATGCCGGCGGGAATTACACGTTCACAATCGAGGCTCGCGACGGCAACGGCGCAACGGGAACGGCGAGCTATACCGTCAAGGTCCAAGCCCGCACGATCACGGTCAGCGACAAGGTGGTCGATGTCCCGGCCGGGTCCGCACCGCCCGATGTCTATCTCAATCGCGGCGCCACCGGCGGTCCGTTCATTGGGGCCGAGACCACCTTTGTCGAACCGGCCCAAGCCGGAACGGCGTCGATCATCCAGGGCGAGTTGGCACAGGTCGGTCCGGTCGCCGCCCCGGTTGGCTGGTATCTGAAGTTCACGCCCAGCAGGGCGTATTCCGGCCAGGTGCGCGTCGGCTTCCGCATGATCAGTGCGCTCGGTACTTCCAACACCGGGACCGTGACCTACAATCTCGCCTTCGATGCGTCCGGGCACGCTGCGGAGATCGACGCGCTCGTGCGCGACTTCGTGCGGACGCGGCAGAACCTGATCGCCTCGACCATCAAGGTGCCGGGCCTCATCGACCGGCGGCGGATGGCCGCGGGAACGGACACGGTGACCACGCGTATGACACCTTCCACCGTTGGCGTTACACTTGGCTTTTCCACCAGTCTTGCCCAGATCGAGGCTGCGCGCGACAGCGCCGATGGCATTGACCAGGCAGAAGCCTCGCCGTTCAACATCTGGCTCGACAGCACGTTCCTGATGCACCGCCGTAAGGACGACGATGACAAGTGGGGCAACTTCGGCATGGTCTCGCTTGGCGCAGACTATCTGCTGTCGGAGAAGGCGCTGCTCGGCCTGTCCTTCCACTATGACCGAATGACCGACCCGACCGACGAGGATGCGGAGCTGTCCGGCAATGGCTGGCTCGCTGGCCCCTATGCCTCATTCGAACTCGGCAAGAGTATCTTCTGGGATACGAGCCTGCTTTATGGCGGCTCGTCCAACACCATCGATATGAACATGAACGCCTTTGACGGCACGTTCGACACGCGCCGCTTGCTCATGGACACCTCCGTCAAGGGGCAATGGCAGCTGGACGATGCAACCGTGTTTACGCCGGCGCTGCGGGCCGTCTATTTCTCCGAGACGGTTGACGACTATGGAGTGAAGAACGGCGCCGGCGACCTCATCGACCTCAAGGGCTTCACCGAGGAGCAATTGCGGGTCAGTCTGAGGGCGGAGATTGCCCGGCAGTTCAGCCTTGAGAACGAGATGACGCTGACGCCCAAGCTCGCCGGCACGCTCGGCTACTCCGGGCTTGATGGCGCGGGCATGTTCGGCTCGCTTTCGGCCGGACTGTCACTAAAAACCGCGGAGAGCTGGTCGATCGACACCGGTCTGCTATTCAACATCGAAGGCGACGGTGAGACATCTGCGGGCGCAAAGGTTGGGGTCAGTGGACGTTTTTGA